In the Pelorhabdus rhamnosifermentans genome, GTAGATTTCTTTGTCATTACCCTGGCGGGTTTTGCTTTCGGCAAAAGTGAGCTATCTCTTTATGCGTTGATTACGCTTGTTGTGGCTACGCAGATTCTAGACCTTGTTCAGGAAGGACGCAGTTCGGCGCGGGCCTTTATTATTATGACATCTTGCCCGGACGCTGTGGGAACCGCCATTATGGATGAATTGGGTCGTGGTGTTACCTATCTTAGTGGACGCGGTGGGTATACGGGTGAAGTCCGTGAAGTTGTTTTTTGTGTCGTCAGTCCCACGGAAGTGTCACGGATGAAGGAACTTGTACATCGTCTGGATGAAGGTGCTTTCGTGATTGTCGCTAATGCTCATGATGTGCTTGGCGAAGGTTTTGGTTCCATCCAAAAGCTTTAGATAATTTTATCACTCAAAAAGGCTCATTCCGCATATAGATGGAATGAGCCTTTTTGGGGAGGGATGACCATGGGGGCGCTGAAGGTGGTTAGTTTTGGCAGTCGCCTTGTTCGTCGCGTTTGTATTGCGGCCATGGGACTGTCTGTTATGCTTAACATAGGCTCTACTATTCTGACTAGCGCCGTGTCGATGACATTGTCGCTTATCATTTATGCTGCTGCTTTTGGTTTCCAGTTTGCTCTGGGGTTTATTGCTCTCTTGTTTATTCACGAAGCCGGGCATCTAGTGGCATCGCGGGCTGTAGGCATATCTGCTAAAGGGCCATGGTTTATTCCCTTTGTGGGCGCAGTTATTCGGCTGTGTGATGTGCCTTTCAATGCCAAAATGGAAGCCAATATTGCTGTGGCGGGCCCGGCGGCAGGAACGCTTTCGGCGCTCATTTGTCTGGCCTGTTATTTGTGGACGGATAGTACACTTATGCTTGTTCTTTGCTACACAGGATGTTTACTCAATTTGCTTAATCTGATTCCCTGTGCGCCTCTTGACGGCGAAAAGATTGTTGGCGCCGTGCATCCGAAACTTTGGTGGAGCGGTTGTATCATACTGGCCCTGTTATTTTTTTTTACATACAATCTTTTTATTTTGATTATTTTTTTCTTTTCTCTCATTCGACTGTGGCAGGACAAGGAGCCTGTCAACTATTATAAATTAGGCATGTATCAAAAAATGACTGTAGCCTGTTGGTATTTTGGTCTTTTAATTGTTCTTGGTGTAACAACTTATTATGTCTGGAATATATTAAAATAAGTCGGAGTAAGTCAGTTGGGAAGGTTTTTTGTATTGCTTGTCGAATAGAAAGCAAAATATGATTGTTTGTCAAGGGATTGGCTTAAAAGGAGTGCGGATGGTTTGATCACCATGTCAAATGTTTCGAAAGTGTATAGTAATGGCGCGGTTGCGTTGCATGAT is a window encoding:
- a CDS encoding site-2 protease family protein; translation: MGALKVVSFGSRLVRRVCIAAMGLSVMLNIGSTILTSAVSMTLSLIIYAAAFGFQFALGFIALLFIHEAGHLVASRAVGISAKGPWFIPFVGAVIRLCDVPFNAKMEANIAVAGPAAGTLSALICLACYLWTDSTLMLVLCYTGCLLNLLNLIPCAPLDGEKIVGAVHPKLWWSGCIILALLFFFTYNLFILIIFFFSLIRLWQDKEPVNYYKLGMYQKMTVACWYFGLLIVLGVTTYYVWNILK